One window from the genome of Candidatus Woesearchaeota archaeon encodes:
- the ftsZ gene encoding cell division protein FtsZ, whose translation MDFIVKDALEAQKRNEVQMEPGQANIKVIGVGGAGNNMVNWLYKKGIKGAEIIACNTDQQHLNITEADKKFLLGRDLTRGLGCGGFPEKGAEAAKESIQSLKESLQLSDMVFVCAGMGGGTGTGAAPVIGSIAKSIGAIVIGTVTMPFKIERARVDKAEFGLQQLRNVCDTVIVIDNNRLVAIAGNLPVQQAFAVANELIATMIKGIVETIAIPSLVNLDYADVKAIMTDGGVAAIGVGASDTNNKVEEAVKGALQNPLLDINYEGATGAIIHVAGGPDLTLDEIARVGELVTESMDPDANVIWGARVSENMKGKLTVMTIITGVNSPWILGKDSKGYGKAMSAEMSNMLGIDILR comes from the coding sequence ATGGATTTCATCGTAAAAGATGCATTGGAAGCACAGAAAAGAAATGAAGTACAGATGGAGCCTGGACAGGCAAACATCAAAGTTATCGGAGTAGGCGGTGCAGGAAACAACATGGTCAACTGGCTCTATAAGAAAGGAATCAAGGGTGCAGAGATAATCGCCTGCAATACTGACCAGCAGCATCTCAATATAACAGAAGCTGACAAGAAATTCCTTCTCGGAAGGGACCTTACAAGAGGATTAGGCTGCGGCGGATTCCCTGAAAAGGGAGCAGAGGCTGCAAAAGAGAGCATCCAGAGCCTGAAGGAATCACTACAGCTGTCAGACATGGTATTTGTCTGCGCAGGAATGGGCGGAGGAACAGGCACAGGAGCAGCGCCAGTCATAGGCTCAATCGCAAAATCCATCGGCGCCATCGTGATCGGAACAGTCACAATGCCATTCAAGATAGAGAGAGCAAGAGTGGACAAGGCAGAGTTCGGTCTGCAGCAGCTGAGGAATGTGTGCGACACAGTCATCGTCATCGACAACAACAGACTCGTGGCAATCGCAGGAAACCTGCCGGTACAGCAGGCATTCGCAGTCGCAAACGAGCTGATCGCAACAATGATCAAGGGGATTGTCGAGACAATCGCAATACCAAGCCTTGTCAACCTTGACTATGCAGATGTTAAGGCAATCATGACAGACGGCGGAGTAGCAGCCATCGGAGTCGGTGCATCTGACACTAACAACAAGGTCGAAGAAGCAGTAAAGGGCGCATTGCAGAACCCATTGCTTGACATCAACTATGAGGGTGCAACAGGAGCGATCATCCACGTCGCTGGAGGACCAGACCTGACCCTCGACGAGATAGCAAGGGTAGGAGAGCTAGTGACCGAGTCAATGGACCCAGACGCAAACGTCATCTGGGGAGCAAGGGTATCCGAGAACATGAAAGGGAAACTGACAGTGATGACAATCATCACAGG
- the dph5 gene encoding diphthine synthase — protein sequence MTLYIIGLGLYDEQDITVRGFGLAKQCDEVFLENYTSKMICSIDRLSEVYGRRVRPAFRQKLENTDELIDLARTKKVALLIMGDPFSATTHIDLIMRARKKGVEVKVIHNASVLNAVGATGLQLYKFGRTTSIPFPDDNPDAEAYYDIVKANQSIDAHTLILLDLNPDDDRFMTVNDAIRNLQKIELKRNEKVFRGDTLCIGCARLGWTEQKIVFGKASDLLKEDFGAPPHCLIIPSKLHFAEEEFLQQFRR from the coding sequence ATGACACTCTATATTATAGGTCTTGGACTTTATGATGAACAGGATATCACAGTCAGGGGCTTTGGCCTTGCTAAGCAATGCGATGAGGTCTTTCTTGAGAATTACACCTCAAAGATGATCTGTTCAATTGATAGGCTTTCTGAAGTCTATGGCAGGAGGGTAAGGCCTGCTTTCAGGCAGAAGCTTGAGAACACAGATGAATTGATTGATCTTGCCAGGACAAAGAAGGTTGCCCTGCTGATAATGGGTGACCCTTTCTCTGCAACAACCCATATTGATCTTATCATGCGCGCAAGGAAGAAAGGTGTTGAGGTCAAGGTCATCCATAATGCCTCAGTCTTGAATGCTGTCGGTGCAACAGGTCTTCAGCTCTACAAGTTCGGCAGGACAACGAGCATCCCTTTCCCCGACGACAACCCGGATGCAGAGGCATATTATGATATCGTGAAGGCAAACCAGTCTATCGACGCCCATACCCTGATACTGCTCGATCTCAATCCTGATGACGACAGGTTCATGACTGTGAATGATGCGATAAGGAATCTTCAGAAGATAGAATTGAAGCGCAATGAGAAGGTCTTCAGGGGCGATACCCTGTGCATCGGTTGCGCCAGATTGGGTTGGACAGAGCAGAAGATAGTGTTTGGCAAGGCAAGTGATCTGTTGAAGGAGGATTTCGGCGCTCCCCCACATTGCCTCATTATCCCCAGCAAGCTTCATTTTGCAGAAGAGGAGTTCTTGCAGCAGTTTAGGCGATGA